The following proteins are encoded in a genomic region of Nerophis lumbriciformis linkage group LG23, RoL_Nlum_v2.1, whole genome shotgun sequence:
- the il19l gene encoding interleukin 19 like, with protein sequence MKRIPRFSTLLLLSFLSELSFGGTLKFNNCEVSVHTHELRRHYSAMRLIAISEDTEIGVMILNRSTMTTFQGGQTCCYLRLILRFYVERVFRNYASSQPQQLMRYSSALANAFVAVRRNINKCHCLCEEDTQRAIDSLHTEFDKLSINKAAKKAVAEMDALLDWLDELEESTAASDQTLTP encoded by the exons ATGAAGAGGATTCCCCGCTTTTCCACCCTCCTCCTCCTCAGCTTCCTGAGTGAACTTTCCTTCGGCGGAACTCTGAAGTTCAACAACTGCGAGGTCAGCGTCCACACGCATGAGCTACGCAGACATTACTCGGCGATGCGCTTGATAGCG ATTTCTGAGGACACGGAGATTGGAGTGATGATCCTGAACAGATCAACAATGACAACTTTTCAG GGCGGTCAGACGTGCTGTTACTTGCGCCTGATCCTGCGCTTCTACGTGGAGAGAGTTTTCCGAAACTACGCCTCCTCACAGCCACAGCAGCTGATGCGTTACTCCAGCGCCCTGGCCAACGCCTTTGTCGCCGTGAGGAGGAATATAAACAAATGT CACTGTCTCTGCGAGGAAGACACGCAAAGAGCCATCGACTCGTTACACACTGAGTTCGACAAg CTGTCCATCAACAAGGCGGCCAAGAAGGCCGTGGCGGAGATGGACGCACTACTGGACTGGCTCGACGAACTGGAGGAGTCAACGGCGGCGTCCGATCAAACCCTGACACCCTAG